Proteins from a genomic interval of Zingiber officinale cultivar Zhangliang chromosome 1B, Zo_v1.1, whole genome shotgun sequence:
- the LOC122044163 gene encoding pollen receptor-like kinase 3: protein MTDATALLFLKDSFTGAGDALNSWSSSSTFSPCSWSGVICDSGVVTGLRLAGLGLAGTINVTALSHFKGLHSISFNNNNFNGQLPPGFDSLQSLKSVFLSHNAFSGEIPDGAFASMRSLKKLWLNNNQFTGRIPAISNVSKLIEIRLEGNAFEGAIPSIDISSLKSFDVSNNRLTGPIPATLARFSAASFVGNPGLCGPPLDSTSCETPPPTTQPSANREPPEKQSRLGTVIGALLGIVAAVLILIAVLVMLCRRRSGEEKNETVGFTASAEAMESAEVPSTAIPTATTTAGFVQKPQDQESGSKSSRKRSTGSTRSPAAATAAATDLVMVNEDRGTFGLTDLMKATAEVLGNGSLGSAYRATMTNGLSVAVKRMRDMNRVSKEAFEVEMRRLGMLRHPNVLTPLAYHYRKEEKLIVSQYVPKGSLRYILHGDRGAAHRALDCPTRLKVALGIARGMAYLHAELAALDVPHGNLKSANILLGDDFEPLIADHGLASLVSVAQSSQVMFAYRTPEGAQHRTVSPKSDVFCLGVIILELATGKFPSQYMNNTKGGTDVVQWAASAIAEKREEELVDTDAAGPGAPEGMVRLLRVGAACANSNPEQRPEMLEVAELIEEIVSAVAGEVEQS from the exons ATGACCGACGCCACCGCCCTCCTCTTCCTCAAGGACTCCTTCACCGGTGCTGGCGACGCCCTCAACTCCTGGTCCTCTTCCTCCACCTTCTCCCCTTGCAGCTGGTCCGGCGTCATCTGCGACAGCGGCGTCGTCACCGGCCTCCGCCTAGCCGGGCTTGGCCTCGCGGGGACCATCAACGTGACGGCTCTCTCCCACTTCAAGGGCCTCCATTCCATCAGCTTCAATAATAACAACTTTAACGGTCAACTACCGCCGGGCTTCGACAGCCTCCAAAGCCTCAAGTCTGTTTTTCTCTCTCACAATGCCTTCTCCGGCGAGATCCCTGACGGAGCCTTCGCTTCCATGCGCTCCCTCAAGAAGCTCTGGCTCAACAACAACCAATTCACGGGGCGCATCCCGGCCATCTCCAACGTCTCCAAGCTCATTGAGATTCGGTTGGAAGGCAACGCCTTCGAAGGCGCCATTCCTTCTATTGACATCTCCTCACTCAAGTCGTTCGACGTGTCGAACAACCGCCTCACCGGTCCTATTCCCGCTACCTTGGCTCGATTCAGCGCCGCCTCTTTCGTCGGGAATCCAGGTCTGTGCGGGCCTCCTCTCGACTCCACCTCCTGTGAAACACCGCCACCGACCACACAACCGTCGGCGAATCGAGAGCCTCCAGAGAAACAGAGTCGCCTCGGGACAGTCATTGGCGCCTTGCTCGGGATTGTAGCTGCGGTTCTCATCCTCATCGCCGTACTTGTGATGCTCTGCCGCCGTCGATCGGGGGAGGAAAAGAACGAAACGGTCGGCTTTACGGCGTCCGCAGAAGCCATGGAGTCGGCGGAAGTGCCCAGTACTGCGATCCCTACCGCCACCACGACGGCCGGATTCGTCCAAAAGCCGCAAGACCAGGAGTCAGGGTCGAAGTCGAGCCGCAAGCGGTCTACCGGCTCGACCCGTAGCCCGGcggcggcgacggcggcggcCACCGACTTGGTCATGGTTAACGAAGACAGGGGAACGTTCGGCCTCACGGACCTGATGAAGGCCACGGCAGAAGTGCTCGGCAACGGCAGCTTAGGCTCCGCCTACAGGGCCACCATGACCAACGGCTTGAGCGTCGCCGTCAAGCGCATGCGCGACATGAACCGGGTGAGCAAGGAGGCCTTCGAAGTCGAGATGCGGCGCCTCGGGATGCTCCGGCACCCCAACGTCCTCACTCCCCTGGCCTACCATTAccgcaaggaggagaagctcaTCGTCTCGCAGTACGTCCCCAAGGGAAGCCTGCGCTACATTCTCCATG GCGATCGGGGAGCAGCGCACCGTGCATTGGATTGTCCCACGCGGCTCAAGGTAGCGCTGGGGATCGCGCGCGGCATGGCGTACCTCCACGCCGAGCTCGCCGCTCTCGACGTGCCGCACGGGAACCTGAAGTCCGCCAACATCCTCCTCGGCGACGACTTCGAGCCGCTGATCGCCGACCACGGCCTCGCGTCGCTGGTGAGCGTGGCGCAGTCGTCGCAGGTCATGTTCGCGTACCGGACGCCGGAGGGCGCGCAGCACCGCACCGTGTCCCCCAAGTCCGACGTCTTCTGCCTCGGCGTCATCATCCTCGAGCTGGCCACCGGGAAGTTCCCGTCGCAGTACATGAACAACACCAAGGGCGGGACGGACGTGGTGCAATGGGCGGCGTCGGCCATCGCCGAAAAGCGGGAAGAGGAGCTGGTGGACACGGACGCCGCCGGCCCAGGCGCGCCAGAAGGAATGGTGCGCCTCCTCAGGGTGGGCGCCGCTTGTGCCAACTCGAACCCAGAACAGAGGCCTGAAATGTTGGAGGTGGCAGAGCTCATCGAGGAGATCGTTAGCGCCGTCGCCGGCGAGGTGGAGCAGTCGTAG
- the LOC122044172 gene encoding zinc finger MYM-type protein 1-like has product MNALGNNQMIAPKIQKQLVNACAVETTNAILVDLRDRWFTLLLDEARDCSVKEQMAVVIRYVNKHGEVIERFMAVVHVATTTAACLKEAIDSLFAKYGLPVARLRGQGYDGASNMSGEFNGLKSLIMNENPYALYVHCFAHQLQLVVIAVAQANQYVCNFMWIVGSIVNASASSCKRADKLRQLEHDRKVKLLERGDISSGRGLNQETSLARPGDTQWGSHHSTLCRIEQMWPSVIEVLPNLIDDGDRSSKGLSRTLVERMERYEFVFILLLIKRIFVITNHLSTVLQEKDQNIVNAMHLINNVKYKLQKLRDSGCDILLEDVKKFCNTHSIEIINMTDNINSRSRLKRDRKNVNFYHYYHVEIFCEAIDIILQEMDSRFYETTIDLLIYMSCLDPRNSFSRFDVQKLVRLTHFYEDDFSWSERMLVEQELETYIDDVISDEWFEGISDLGDLAKKMIETMKNRVFPLVYRMIELALLLPVATATVERVFSAMNIVKTDLRNMIGDEWMNDSLVVYIEKDVFNTVDNEPILQRFQNMESRRMQLSRIR; this is encoded by the exons ATGAATGCACTtggaaataatcaaatgattgcccCAAAAATTCAAAAGCAATTGGTGAATGCTTGTGCAGTTGAGACCACAAATGCTATTCTAGTTGATCTTCGAGATAGGTGGTTCACTTTACTACTTGATGAGGCTCGTGACTGTTCAGTGAAAGAGCAAATGGCAGTTGTTATTAGATATGTGAACAAACATGGAGAGGTGATTGAACGATTTATGGCTGTAGTTCATGTTGCAACAACTACAGCTGCTTGTTTGAAGGAGGCAATCGACTCTTTATTTGCTAAGTATGGTTTGCCAGTGGCGAGATTGAGgggtcaaggatatgatggtgcttCAAATATGTCTGGAGAATTTAATGGCTTAAAGTCACTGATAATGAACGAAAATCCGTATGCATTgtatgttcattgttttgctcatcaactccagctaGTGGTTATAGCTGTTGCTCAAGCAAATCAATATGTTTGTAATTTCATGTGGATTGTTGGTTCGATTGTGAACGCATCTGCATCATCTTGCAAAAGGGCCGACAAACTTCGACAACTTGAACATGATAGAAAAGTTAAACTTCTTGAAAGAGGAGATATTAGTTCTGGTAGAGGACTAAACCAAGAAACTAGTCTAGCTAGACCTGGAGATACACAATGGGGGTCTCATCATTCAACTTTATGTCGTATTGAACAAATGTGGCCATCTGTTATAGAGGTTCTTCCAAATTTGATTGATGATGGTGATCGTTCTTCTAAGGGTTTAAGTAGAACTTTGGTTGAAAGAATGGAGAGGTATGAATTTGTGTTTATTCTACTATTGATAAAACGTATATTTGTAATCACAAATCATTTGTCAACCGTTCTACAAGAGAAAGATCAAAATATTGTGAATGCGATGCATTTGATCAATAATGTGAAATACAAATTACAAAAGTTGAGAGATTCTGGATGTGATATTTTACTTGAGGATGTGAAGAAGTTTTGTAACACTCATTccattgaaataattaatatgaCAGATAACATCAACAGCCGTAGTCGTTTGAAGAGAGATAgaaaaaatgttaatttttatcaCTACTACCATGTTGAAATCTTTTGTGAG GCTATCGATATTATTCTACAGGAGATGGATAGTCGTTTCTATGAAACAACTATAGATTTGttgatttatatgtcatgccttgatCCTAGGAATTCGTTCTCTAGATTTGATGTACAGAAATTAGTACGTCTGACTCATTTTTATGAGGATGATTTTTCTTGGAGTGAGCGTATGTTGGTTGAACAAGAGCTTGAAACATATATTGATGACGTCATATCAGATGAATGGTTTGAAGGCATTTCAGATTTGGGAGATCTTGCAAAGAAAATGATTGAAACAATGAAGAACCGTGTGTTTCCTTTGGTTTATCGGATGATTGAGTTAGCCTTACTTCTTCCAGTTGCCACTGCAACCGTTGAAAGAGTGTTTTCGGCAATGAATATTGTCAAAACAGATTTGCGAAACATGATTggagatgaatggatgaatgaTAGTTTGGTAGTCTATATCGAAAAAGATGTTTTTAATACTGTCGACAATGAGCCAATTTTACAACGTTTTCAGAACATGGAGTCTCGAAGAATGCAATTGTCACGTATTCGTTAG